From one Desmospora activa DSM 45169 genomic stretch:
- a CDS encoding S8 family peptidase, with product MKAWMRGVWIIGLSVLLLIACQPEREEVPDIPDETVDEGKTSVEKQWVVKWKMDQPDPRFLESVHVLHRSQENGGFTMLVKLKQGVKEEDWLKRWAAHEQIEFIHPNQKYEVEQREGAAQRGEDRYYLRQIGADQAWRELDWPVQSHVTVAVVDTGVDFNHPLLEPYLISGINLRDPVQPAQDYMGHGTHVAGVMVEVWDGWERDANAAAIDIMPVKVMNDGKDGDVYFTAEGMREAVRRGADVIVLAQGSWTYSETMADAVRFAEEEGVLVVGATGNASLDENGDIRYNSPVHYPAAFPEVLGVGAVGREGKVVPTSNGGSGIDVVAPGESIVAAVPGGGRKADSGTSFAAPQAAALAALLKGQTPTLTPEAMRNRIRQSARPVGEERWDEWGGYGEIDVLSTLTQKGKADIFEPNDSPQTAMPLSRDQRVSAVLAGKDDTDCFQITTPYEGTLTLKVEGEPQGMGAVTLRGTAPGEESVEYSGEELEEVHLSVEKHEWIFCLSTRDDQEWAYTLSNQFRLQPDAYENNDQRWSAYRVKVEPGISSFQGTFHKERDDDWFRFDLDEPGSLRLSVNVWSPRGDPVLYLQEAGSWKGTKVDEAAEGVAEEIEIDVKAGSLFVRVSDYGRNAIPDPYLLLLEFQPEARDAYEPNDTSRQATPLPNEEAIRGQIAGEADVDWFTFVLEESQSVRFRFTLEKEPSRPLTVVLFDENLRTQQTVALHAKKMEDDIGDSLQPGRYFIRLSGEGEEEWEYRFRKRE from the coding sequence ATGAAAGCGTGGATGAGGGGCGTATGGATCATCGGGTTGAGTGTCTTACTATTGATCGCTTGTCAGCCGGAGAGGGAAGAGGTACCGGATATCCCTGATGAGACGGTGGATGAAGGGAAAACGTCAGTCGAAAAGCAGTGGGTGGTCAAGTGGAAGATGGATCAACCCGATCCCCGTTTTTTGGAGTCGGTTCATGTACTGCACCGATCACAGGAAAATGGCGGATTTACGATGTTGGTGAAGTTAAAGCAGGGGGTGAAAGAAGAGGATTGGTTAAAGCGATGGGCGGCACATGAACAGATTGAGTTTATCCACCCTAACCAAAAATATGAGGTGGAGCAGCGGGAAGGAGCTGCTCAGCGTGGAGAGGATCGCTACTATCTGAGGCAGATCGGTGCGGATCAGGCGTGGAGGGAGTTGGACTGGCCTGTACAATCCCATGTAACCGTGGCGGTAGTAGACACAGGAGTCGATTTTAATCATCCGCTGCTGGAGCCTTACCTGATTTCGGGGATCAACTTGCGGGACCCGGTACAGCCCGCTCAAGATTACATGGGGCACGGGACCCATGTGGCCGGGGTGATGGTTGAGGTTTGGGACGGGTGGGAGCGTGATGCAAATGCTGCCGCTATTGATATTATGCCGGTTAAAGTGATGAATGACGGCAAGGACGGTGACGTTTATTTTACGGCGGAGGGCATGCGGGAAGCGGTTCGTCGCGGGGCGGATGTAATTGTGCTGGCGCAAGGGAGTTGGACTTATTCGGAGACGATGGCTGACGCTGTCCGCTTTGCCGAGGAGGAGGGCGTCCTGGTGGTGGGAGCCACCGGAAATGCCAGTCTCGATGAGAATGGGGATATTCGCTATAATTCTCCCGTTCATTATCCCGCTGCTTTTCCGGAAGTGTTGGGGGTGGGAGCGGTCGGACGCGAGGGGAAAGTGGTTCCTACTTCCAATGGCGGTTCCGGGATTGATGTGGTGGCACCGGGAGAATCGATTGTGGCCGCTGTCCCGGGCGGCGGGCGCAAGGCTGATTCGGGTACCTCTTTTGCTGCTCCACAAGCGGCGGCATTAGCCGCGTTGCTTAAAGGACAGACACCGACGCTAACTCCGGAAGCGATGCGCAATCGCATTCGGCAGTCCGCACGTCCGGTGGGAGAAGAACGGTGGGACGAATGGGGAGGCTATGGGGAGATCGATGTCTTGTCCACGCTTACGCAAAAAGGGAAAGCGGACATCTTTGAGCCCAACGATTCTCCGCAAACGGCGATGCCTTTATCCCGTGATCAACGGGTAAGCGCCGTTTTAGCGGGAAAAGATGATACCGACTGCTTTCAGATTACCACCCCTTATGAAGGGACGCTCACCCTCAAGGTAGAGGGAGAACCACAAGGGATGGGCGCAGTTACATTGCGAGGAACGGCACCGGGAGAGGAGTCGGTGGAGTACAGCGGGGAAGAGCTGGAAGAAGTCCATCTCTCAGTAGAAAAGCACGAATGGATCTTTTGCCTGTCCACCCGAGATGACCAGGAGTGGGCGTATACTTTGAGCAATCAATTTCGCCTGCAACCCGATGCATACGAAAACAACGATCAGCGCTGGAGTGCGTACAGGGTGAAAGTGGAGCCCGGTATTTCCTCCTTTCAAGGAACGTTTCATAAGGAGAGGGATGACGACTGGTTCCGTTTCGATCTGGATGAGCCGGGAAGCTTGCGCTTGTCTGTCAATGTATGGAGCCCACGTGGAGATCCTGTTCTCTATTTGCAGGAAGCAGGCAGCTGGAAAGGAACCAAAGTGGATGAAGCAGCTGAAGGTGTGGCGGAAGAAATCGAGATCGACGTAAAAGCGGGAAGCTTATTTGTGCGTGTGTCAGACTATGGACGAAATGCGATTCCCGACCCTTATCTACTGTTGCTGGAGTTTCAACCGGAAGCCAGGGATGCGTATGAACCCAACGATACCTCCCGGCAAGCAACACCCTTGCCCAACGAGGAAGCGATACGGGGACAGATTGCCGGAGAAGCGGATGTGGACTGGTTTACATTTGTTTTGGAGGAGTCGCAATCGGTTCGCTTTCGGTTTACGTTGGAAAAAGAGCCTTCCCGTCCGCTGACAGTGGTGCTGTTTGACGAGAATTTACGTACACAACAAACTGTAGCGTTACATGCGAAAAAAATGGAAGACGATATCGGAGATTCATTGCAACCGGGCCGTTACTTTATCCGTCTCTCAGGTGAAGGGGAGGAAGAATGGGAATACCGTTTTAGGAAACGGGAGTGA
- a CDS encoding LCP family protein: MYRWVSFFVAILALLTGGVLLSQGTRDDVHPPITPAQPEHRQTSDKETTSQNTRSQLILPTPVKKPVSVLLMGVDRRKNDKGRTDAIMLIILNPRNERLTLLNIPRDAKAQLHLGGGRQRWDKINHAYALGNGVKSTVQTVESFLNIPVHHYLKMDMAGFRRIVDQMGGVDVQVPKTFSYKGQHFHKGSMHLNGIQALAYIRDRTGGSDYDRHIRQQQVLRELWKQSTQASTMLKLRDIIPTVFHHVETDLSPWDIWRMVSTLRTLSPNQMQVLHMKGVDEWSNHYYLVIPQNEQKRIQNILRQELESN; the protein is encoded by the coding sequence ATGTACCGCTGGGTATCATTCTTTGTTGCCATTCTCGCGCTGCTGACAGGAGGGGTTCTGTTGTCACAGGGCACCCGGGATGACGTTCATCCGCCTATCACTCCCGCTCAACCGGAACATCGGCAAACATCGGATAAGGAAACGACGTCCCAAAACACTCGCTCTCAATTGATCCTTCCCACTCCAGTCAAGAAACCGGTGAGTGTGCTTCTGATGGGGGTAGATCGCCGCAAAAACGACAAGGGGCGCACCGACGCCATTATGCTGATCATTCTCAATCCCCGCAATGAACGGCTTACGCTCCTCAACATTCCCCGTGACGCTAAAGCACAGTTGCATTTGGGTGGTGGCCGCCAACGCTGGGATAAAATCAACCATGCGTATGCCCTTGGAAACGGGGTTAAATCAACCGTACAAACGGTAGAATCGTTTCTTAACATCCCCGTTCATCACTATCTTAAAATGGATATGGCCGGTTTTCGCCGCATCGTTGACCAAATGGGGGGAGTGGATGTTCAGGTCCCAAAGACCTTTTCCTACAAAGGACAGCACTTTCACAAAGGCTCGATGCATTTAAACGGAATACAAGCCCTGGCTTATATTCGCGATCGAACCGGGGGGAGTGATTACGATCGCCATATTCGCCAGCAACAGGTGCTGCGGGAGCTGTGGAAACAAAGCACCCAAGCTTCAACAATGTTGAAACTGCGGGATATTATTCCTACCGTTTTCCACCATGTGGAGACCGACTTGTCTCCTTGGGATATCTGGCGCATGGTTTCCACTCTGCGTACCCTTTCGCCGAATCAGATGCAGGTTCTGCACATGAAAGGTGTAGACGAGTGGAGTAACCATTACTACCTCGTGATTCCACAAAACGAACAGAAACGAATTCAAAACATCCTGCGACAAGAATTAGAGTCAAATTAA
- a CDS encoding YigZ family protein, with protein sequence MQIPARFRTVKGYGETEIIIQKSRFISYVERVDKEEEAIGFIQGIAKKHWDATHNCYAYIVRDPQEIQRSSDDGEPAGTAGRPILEVLKKRQLCNTAVVVTRYFGGIKLGAGGLVRAYGQGASAGLDTAGEYEWIPHHRVLITVNYHAMGKVEHQLHQTGYEMESPQFTDRVQWTLWVPVGEETSLQQMVSEQTSGQGMFNLKEIQYRPRESGNEE encoded by the coding sequence TTGCAGATACCCGCTCGATTCCGCACCGTCAAAGGGTACGGAGAGACTGAAATCATCATACAAAAATCCCGTTTTATCAGCTATGTCGAACGTGTCGATAAAGAGGAGGAAGCCATCGGGTTTATACAGGGAATCGCAAAAAAGCATTGGGACGCGACTCATAACTGTTATGCATATATTGTGCGCGATCCCCAAGAAATTCAGCGTTCCTCCGATGACGGCGAACCGGCGGGTACGGCCGGCCGCCCCATCTTAGAGGTGTTAAAAAAGCGCCAACTGTGTAATACCGCCGTTGTCGTGACTCGCTATTTTGGCGGTATTAAGCTGGGCGCTGGAGGCTTGGTACGAGCATATGGGCAAGGGGCCAGTGCTGGCCTGGACACTGCCGGGGAATATGAGTGGATCCCCCACCACCGGGTCTTGATCACCGTGAATTACCACGCGATGGGAAAGGTGGAACACCAGCTGCATCAGACCGGTTATGAGATGGAATCCCCACAATTTACCGATCGCGTCCAGTGGACGCTATGGGTTCCCGTTGGAGAGGAAACCTCCCTACAACAAATGGTATCCGAACAGACCAGCGGTCAAGGGATGTTCAACCTGAAAGAAATCCAATACCGACCACGAGAATCAGGAAACGAGGAATAG
- a CDS encoding MetQ/NlpA family ABC transporter substrate-binding protein, with translation MKKRWLTLLILSLALVLTACGGGQSQGEQTLKVGASQVPHAEILEHVKPQLEKEGIKLEVKVFQDYVLPNKSVQEGELDANFFQHTPWMEATNREQGWDLTAVTGVHIEPMGAYSNKLDDIAELKEGATVALPNATSEITRVLLLLDDEGLIKLDNRDGDKTEKNIKSNPKKLKFKLLEAATLPRVLDQVDFAVINTNYALQAKLDPQKDALFLEGSESPYVNVLAVKKGNEDDEAIQKLADALTSPEAKSFIEEKYEGAVVPAFD, from the coding sequence ATGAAAAAACGGTGGTTAACGCTGCTAATTTTATCGTTGGCTTTGGTTTTGACTGCATGTGGAGGTGGCCAAAGCCAAGGGGAACAAACATTAAAAGTGGGGGCGAGCCAAGTGCCCCATGCGGAAATTTTGGAACATGTGAAGCCGCAGTTGGAAAAAGAGGGAATTAAGTTGGAAGTAAAGGTGTTCCAGGACTATGTTTTGCCCAATAAATCGGTGCAAGAAGGAGAGCTGGACGCCAACTTCTTTCAGCACACCCCCTGGATGGAGGCGACCAACCGAGAGCAAGGTTGGGATCTAACGGCGGTGACAGGGGTTCATATTGAACCGATGGGGGCCTACTCCAACAAACTGGATGATATTGCTGAGCTAAAAGAAGGGGCAACAGTGGCTCTGCCTAATGCTACCAGTGAAATCACCCGGGTACTGTTGCTGTTGGATGACGAGGGTTTGATTAAGCTGGATAATCGCGACGGGGATAAAACCGAAAAGAACATCAAATCCAACCCCAAAAAACTAAAGTTTAAACTGCTGGAAGCGGCCACTCTACCCCGGGTGTTGGATCAGGTGGATTTTGCCGTGATCAACACCAACTACGCCTTACAAGCCAAGTTGGATCCACAAAAGGACGCTCTGTTCCTAGAAGGATCAGAATCCCCTTATGTCAATGTTTTAGCAGTGAAAAAAGGGAACGAGGATGATGAGGCCATTCAAAAATTAGCGGATGCGCTCACTTCCCCTGAAGCAAAATCCTTTATTGAAGAAAAATACGAAGGTGCCGTTGTACCCGCTTTTGACTAA
- a CDS encoding methionine ABC transporter permease: MLAEVDWPLVWQASGETVYMVAISTFFTALFGIPLGILLVITDRGQIAAQPWLQRIIAAFVNLFRAVPFIVLVLFLFPVAQLLVGTTLGPTAATIPLIAGAAPFYARMVETALREVDKGVIEAAQAMGSTKWRVVTRVLLPEATPALVSGLTVTCVTLISFSAMAGVVGGGGLGDAAYRFGFQSFNDAMLVVCGILLVLLVQIVQWGGDRLARRLDKR, from the coding sequence GTGTTAGCGGAAGTTGATTGGCCGCTGGTTTGGCAGGCAAGCGGTGAGACGGTGTATATGGTCGCGATCTCCACTTTTTTTACCGCCCTCTTCGGTATTCCTCTCGGAATCCTACTGGTGATCACTGATCGTGGACAGATTGCAGCCCAACCGTGGTTACAGCGAATCATTGCCGCTTTTGTCAATTTATTTCGTGCGGTCCCCTTTATCGTGTTGGTTCTGTTTTTGTTTCCAGTTGCACAACTGTTGGTGGGAACCACCTTGGGGCCAACAGCGGCCACAATTCCACTGATCGCAGGTGCGGCCCCGTTTTATGCCCGTATGGTGGAGACGGCCTTACGTGAAGTGGATAAAGGCGTGATTGAGGCGGCACAGGCCATGGGCAGCACCAAGTGGCGCGTGGTGACGCGGGTGCTGCTGCCGGAAGCGACACCGGCTTTGGTTTCAGGTCTCACTGTTACCTGTGTCACTCTGATCAGCTTTTCCGCCATGGCTGGTGTCGTGGGTGGCGGAGGACTGGGGGATGCCGCTTATCGCTTCGGTTTTCAGTCCTTTAACGATGCAATGCTGGTTGTATGCGGTATTTTGCTCGTATTGTTGGTCCAAATCGTCCAATGGGGCGGAGATCGATTAGCCCGCCGCTTGGATAAACGATAA
- a CDS encoding methionine ABC transporter ATP-binding protein, whose amino-acid sequence MIQLKEVSKQFPVKRGNQPVTALSGVNIDVQQGEIFGIIGRSGAGKSTLLRMVNGLEKPTSGEVYVDGQAIHHLNEKELRQARLQMGMIFQHFNLLWSRTVWGNVAFPLEVAGIPKDEIEERVKRLLDRVGLKERATAYPSQLSGGQKQRVGIARALANDPKVLLCDEATSALDPETTASILQLLREINRDTGITLLLITHEMSVVRAICQRVAVMDGGSVIELGEVEEIFQRPRHEVTAQFVKQTLLEGAEQPQADAETSVWLQFSVDDWRELLPHLQKEAATNGVRIHLVAGELTVDGAVTVSLEGEPSTVEKVAIRFRERSEKEVTAGVSGS is encoded by the coding sequence GTGATTCAACTGAAAGAAGTATCCAAACAGTTTCCCGTAAAAAGAGGAAATCAGCCGGTGACAGCGTTATCCGGAGTAAATATCGATGTTCAACAAGGTGAGATCTTTGGCATTATCGGCAGAAGCGGTGCCGGTAAAAGCACGCTCCTGCGAATGGTAAACGGATTGGAAAAACCGACGTCCGGAGAAGTGTATGTGGACGGTCAAGCCATTCACCACTTAAATGAAAAAGAGTTGCGCCAGGCGCGCTTACAGATGGGAATGATTTTTCAACACTTTAACCTGTTATGGTCACGAACGGTATGGGGAAATGTGGCATTCCCCTTGGAAGTGGCAGGAATCCCTAAGGACGAAATTGAGGAGCGGGTGAAGCGGCTGTTGGATCGTGTCGGATTAAAAGAACGGGCAACGGCATATCCCTCACAACTGTCAGGGGGGCAGAAACAGCGTGTCGGCATTGCCCGTGCTTTGGCCAACGATCCCAAGGTGTTGTTGTGTGATGAGGCGACATCCGCCCTCGATCCGGAGACGACAGCCTCCATCCTGCAATTGTTGCGGGAAATCAACCGCGACACGGGAATTACACTGCTGCTGATTACACACGAAATGAGCGTAGTTCGCGCCATCTGTCAGCGGGTGGCAGTGATGGACGGGGGCAGTGTGATTGAGTTGGGGGAAGTGGAAGAGATCTTCCAACGGCCGCGCCATGAAGTAACCGCCCAATTTGTGAAGCAGACATTGCTGGAAGGAGCGGAGCAACCCCAGGCCGACGCAGAAACTAGTGTCTGGCTGCAGTTTTCAGTCGACGACTGGAGGGAGTTGTTACCGCATCTGCAAAAGGAAGCCGCTACAAATGGAGTCCGGATTCACTTAGTAGCAGGGGAACTGACTGTGGATGGAGCGGTGACGGTTTCCTTGGAAGGGGAGCCTTCAACCGTAGAAAAAGTGGCGATACGGTTTCGAGAGCGATCGGAGAAGGAGGTGACGGCAGGTGTTAGCGGAAGTTGA
- a CDS encoding sugar transferase, with protein sequence MAYESDSQASSVDLQPSHEQTGMYPVAKRILEILFSIALLVFILPVMVLTMIAIKLESRGPVFYKQERVGLNGRPFHVIKLRSMRIDAEKNGPQWAAKDDPRVTRVGRFIRKTRIDEVPQLINVLHGDMSLIGPRPERRVFTEKFAKEIPNFKKRLTIKPGLTGWAQVNGGYDATPKEKFFMDMYYIRRQSFALDLQILYRTVWVVLSGSGAR encoded by the coding sequence ATGGCTTACGAAAGCGATTCGCAAGCGAGTTCGGTTGATCTTCAACCATCGCATGAGCAAACAGGAATGTATCCTGTGGCAAAGCGAATACTTGAAATCTTATTTTCGATTGCGCTCTTAGTGTTTATTCTTCCTGTCATGGTATTGACGATGATTGCCATTAAACTGGAATCAAGAGGTCCGGTCTTTTATAAGCAAGAACGAGTGGGGTTAAACGGTCGACCATTTCATGTGATTAAATTGCGATCAATGCGGATTGACGCTGAGAAAAATGGACCGCAGTGGGCTGCCAAGGATGATCCGCGCGTCACACGAGTGGGCCGCTTTATTCGTAAGACTCGCATCGATGAAGTGCCACAATTGATCAATGTCTTGCACGGGGATATGAGTCTGATCGGTCCACGTCCGGAACGACGGGTGTTTACGGAGAAGTTCGCCAAAGAGATCCCCAACTTTAAAAAGCGGCTAACCATTAAGCCGGGTTTGACGGGTTGGGCTCAAGTGAACGGTGGTTATGATGCTACTCCCAAAGAAAAATTCTTTATGGATATGTATTACATTCGGCGACAATCGTTTGCCTTGGATCTGCAAATCCTGTACCGCACCGTCTGGGTTGTTCTCTCCGGTAGCGGAGCGCGTTAA
- a CDS encoding SDR family oxidoreductase has translation MKVLVTGGAGFIGSHIVDQLLETGHESIVVDNLATGDERFLPKEVPFYRVDIRDEQLFDIVRTERPDAVIHQAAQSSVPFSVDQPLGDADINIHGTIRLLEAARQCGVSKFIYASSAAVYGNPQYLPIDENHPVNPLSPYGISKFTPEYYLRAYQDLYGIPFTILRYANVYGQRQISKGEGAVIAIFLERILKGEPLRIDGDGEQTRDYIHVSDIAAANIAALSRAENQVLNIGTGISTSINELVQLLKKVSNKPISVSYGPDREGDIKHSYFDIDGARRHLMFKPKVSLEEGLIQSLDYLLQNRVLLQRGTAVTEL, from the coding sequence ATGAAAGTTTTGGTTACTGGAGGAGCGGGTTTTATCGGCTCCCATATTGTAGATCAATTGTTGGAAACGGGACATGAATCGATTGTGGTGGATAACCTCGCCACCGGTGATGAGCGTTTCCTACCTAAAGAGGTCCCCTTTTATCGGGTCGATATCCGCGATGAGCAATTGTTTGATATCGTTCGGACCGAACGTCCGGATGCGGTGATTCATCAAGCGGCCCAATCCAGTGTTCCCTTTTCAGTCGATCAGCCGCTGGGAGACGCCGATATTAATATCCATGGAACCATCCGCTTGTTGGAGGCTGCTCGTCAGTGTGGAGTTAGCAAGTTTATCTACGCTTCTTCCGCAGCGGTTTATGGAAATCCGCAATATTTGCCGATCGATGAAAACCATCCCGTTAATCCGCTCTCTCCTTACGGGATTTCCAAATTTACACCGGAGTACTATCTAAGAGCGTATCAAGATCTCTATGGAATCCCCTTTACCATTTTGCGCTATGCCAATGTTTACGGGCAACGGCAGATCAGCAAAGGGGAGGGGGCGGTGATTGCCATCTTCCTGGAGCGCATTTTGAAGGGGGAACCACTCCGAATTGACGGGGATGGGGAACAAACCCGGGATTATATTCATGTATCCGATATTGCCGCTGCCAATATCGCGGCACTGTCACGGGCCGAAAACCAAGTGCTCAATATTGGAACGGGTATTTCCACTTCCATTAATGAGTTGGTACAGCTTTTGAAAAAGGTGTCAAATAAACCGATTTCTGTTTCCTATGGTCCTGACAGAGAAGGGGATATTAAACATAGTTATTTTGATATTGACGGAGCGCGACGCCATCTGATGTTTAAGCCTAAGGTCAGCCTGGAAGAAGGCCTTATACAAAGCTTGGATTACCTTTTGCAAAACAGGGTTTTACTCCAGCGTGGAACGGCTGTAACAGAATTGTAA
- a CDS encoding LCP family protein has product MSDPSPAIKPKRRLWLRILLVLLFFVLAVVGYYGYQLVQTMDQVYQPPTREKSAKRENKVDITEDPVSILLLGVDERKQKNDRGRSDTMMVITINPRQQTLKMMNIPRDTYTVIPGRSGYDKINHAYAFGGEELAITSVEEFLDIPIDYYAKVNMEGFTQIIDVLGGVEVQVPFDFEYLEQAFKKGPMHLDGEAAIRYTQMRKEDPQGDLGRNVRQQQVIKAILKKGTSPSSWSKWDDLLDEIGDNLTTDIAPKDIFRLQGIYRDLGNKKMETVAIKGENQRIDGIYYYVVPDEEKARIQQEIREHLEMSTNKAAASTKK; this is encoded by the coding sequence ATGAGCGATCCGAGTCCAGCGATAAAACCGAAGCGCCGTCTATGGCTACGGATTTTGTTGGTACTTCTATTCTTTGTCCTCGCTGTTGTCGGCTATTATGGATACCAGTTGGTACAAACCATGGACCAAGTGTATCAGCCTCCAACAAGGGAAAAATCAGCAAAACGGGAGAATAAGGTGGACATTACGGAAGATCCGGTTTCCATCCTGCTGTTGGGGGTAGACGAACGAAAACAGAAAAACGATCGCGGTCGATCCGATACCATGATGGTCATCACCATCAATCCCCGTCAGCAAACGTTAAAAATGATGAACATCCCCCGGGATACATACACCGTAATACCGGGACGATCGGGTTACGACAAAATTAACCACGCTTACGCTTTTGGCGGTGAAGAGCTGGCCATCACCAGTGTAGAGGAGTTCCTAGACATCCCGATCGATTACTATGCCAAGGTGAACATGGAAGGTTTTACCCAGATCATCGATGTGCTAGGCGGTGTCGAAGTGCAGGTTCCTTTTGATTTTGAGTACCTCGAGCAAGCTTTTAAAAAGGGACCGATGCATCTGGATGGAGAAGCCGCTATCCGTTATACGCAAATGCGCAAAGAAGATCCCCAAGGCGACCTCGGACGGAATGTACGGCAACAACAGGTGATTAAAGCGATCTTAAAAAAGGGAACCTCCCCTTCCTCTTGGTCCAAATGGGACGACTTGCTGGATGAGATCGGCGATAATCTAACGACGGACATCGCACCAAAAGACATTTTCCGCTTACAAGGAATTTATCGGGATCTGGGAAATAAAAAAATGGAAACAGTCGCCATCAAAGGGGAAAATCAACGCATTGACGGGATTTATTATTATGTGGTGCCTGATGAAGAGAAAGCCCGCATTCAACAGGAGATACGTGAGCACCTGGAAATGTCCACCAATAAAGCAGCCGCCAGTACAAAAAAATGA